The Pseudodesulfovibrio sp. zrk46 genome contains a region encoding:
- a CDS encoding riboflavin synthase: MFTGLVMGMGRIEAADNRGAETRFRIKALFDLPEIELGESIAVNGVCLTVETFGDNWFTAYASRETMSVTSLGELKIGSTANLERAMAMGDRFGGHIVSGHVDALAQVAEVRPAGESNIYKLSFDTAHGKYVIPKGSVALDGISLTVNACGPDWLEVNIIPETQKATTISGWVAGRNVNMETDVIGKYVERMVAPWVGGGSKEEAKQSKITMDYLREHGF, from the coding sequence ATGTTCACAGGACTCGTCATGGGCATGGGCCGCATCGAGGCCGCCGATAATCGCGGCGCCGAAACCCGCTTCCGCATCAAGGCACTGTTCGATCTCCCGGAGATCGAGCTGGGCGAATCCATTGCGGTCAACGGTGTCTGTCTCACGGTAGAGACCTTTGGCGACAACTGGTTCACGGCCTACGCATCCCGCGAGACCATGTCCGTCACCTCACTGGGTGAACTCAAGATCGGCTCCACCGCCAACCTCGAACGCGCCATGGCCATGGGCGACCGCTTTGGCGGGCACATCGTCTCCGGCCACGTCGACGCCCTCGCACAGGTGGCAGAGGTTCGCCCTGCCGGTGAATCCAACATCTACAAGCTGTCCTTTGATACCGCTCACGGCAAATACGTCATCCCCAAGGGATCCGTTGCGCTGGACGGTATTTCCCTGACAGTGAACGCCTGCGGTCCTGACTGGCTCGAAGTGAACATCATCCCCGAGACCCAGAAAGCCACCACCATCTCCGGTTGGGTTGCCGGCCGCAACGTCAACATGGAGACTGATGTTATCGGTAAGTATGTTGAAAGAATGGTCGCCCCTTGGGTTGGTGGCGGTTCCAAGGAAGAAGCAAAGCAGTCCAAGATCACGATGGATTACTTGCGTGAGCATGGATTCTAG